Proteins from a single region of Congzhengia minquanensis:
- a CDS encoding helix-turn-helix domain-containing protein — translation MEHFDELSVIKRIEELRLLKRWSYYELAKRSEISQSTLIAMLKAPHVPTIYNLAKICNGFGISLASFFSYLDDNKVDSLDVLDLWNILDSESKHLALIYMKGLAHLPAGEENEKL, via the coding sequence ATGGAACATTTTGACGAATTGTCTGTAATCAAAAGAATAGAAGAATTAAGATTGTTGAAAAGATGGTCTTATTATGAACTTGCAAAACGTTCTGAAATTTCTCAATCTACATTAATAGCAATGCTTAAGGCTCCACATGTACCAACCATTTATAATTTAGCAAAAATTTGTAATGGTTTTGGTATATCTCTTGCATCTTTTTTTAGTTATCTTGATGACAATAAAGTTGACAGCTTAGATGTTTTAGACCTGTGGAACATTCTTGATTCTGAATCCAAACATCTCGCCTTAATTTATATGAAAGGGTTGGCTCACTTGCCAGCGGGAGAAGAGAATGAAAAATTATGA